A genomic region of Vibrio sp. 10N contains the following coding sequences:
- a CDS encoding DeoR/GlpR family DNA-binding transcription regulator: protein MRKRNTQVRRHSIAQLVQERGEVSVEELSALFDTSEVTIRKDLTSLEKNGQLLRRYGGAVSLPQEAVDEVLNESVATSEAKEKIAEAATALINDHYRIVIDCGSTTGALVSRLGSKKGLVVMTNSLSLANAINELENEPTLLMTGGTWDAHSESFQGKVAESVLRSYDFDQLFIGADGVDLARGTTTFNELIGLSNVMAEVAREVVVMIESEKIGRKIPNLELGWDAIDVLVTDQGLTTEQKAQIESNSVKVICA, encoded by the coding sequence GTGAGAAAACGTAATACTCAGGTTCGACGTCATTCCATTGCCCAGCTAGTACAAGAGCGAGGCGAAGTCAGTGTTGAGGAGCTGTCTGCTCTGTTTGATACCTCTGAAGTTACGATTCGAAAAGATCTCACTTCGCTAGAAAAAAATGGCCAGTTGTTGCGCCGCTATGGTGGTGCGGTATCACTTCCACAAGAGGCGGTCGACGAAGTGCTCAATGAGTCGGTAGCGACTTCAGAAGCTAAAGAGAAGATCGCTGAAGCTGCTACGGCGTTGATTAACGACCATTACCGCATTGTGATTGACTGCGGTAGCACGACAGGTGCTTTGGTTTCTCGCTTGGGGAGTAAGAAAGGTTTGGTTGTGATGACGAATTCACTTTCCCTTGCCAATGCGATCAACGAGCTGGAAAACGAACCAACACTTCTAATGACCGGTGGAACCTGGGACGCCCATTCCGAGTCTTTCCAAGGCAAAGTCGCCGAATCCGTTCTGCGTTCTTACGATTTTGACCAACTGTTTATCGGCGCAGATGGCGTCGACTTAGCTCGCGGCACAACGACGTTCAATGAGTTAATTGGACTAAGTAATGTGATGGCAGAAGTGGCTCGTGAAGTGGTGGTCATGATTGAATCCGAGAAAATTGGCCGAAAAATTCCTAACCTAGAATTAGGGTGGGACGCGATTGATGTACTGGTGACCGATCAAGGCTTAACAACAGAGCAAAAGGCTCAAATTGAATCCAATAGCGTAAAGGTAATTTGCGCTTAA
- a CDS encoding MltR family transcriptional regulator produces the protein MPLHPPNETELLEALSEAKDASACLMAAYDAIDDTLDTLINSIFHKDDYAVKYVVDPLLTSDGPLGDILVRAKLLLGLGVISKQVFDDIDIFVTLREWTKHQENKVSFTEVDVLFELNKISAIQKMMPIEYDESMTAGLDEVMLEMFLERHYQRVKSTIILAITEMVETLCRDNPLV, from the coding sequence ATGCCACTGCACCCGCCTAATGAAACTGAACTATTAGAAGCGCTATCTGAAGCGAAGGACGCGAGCGCGTGTCTTATGGCTGCTTATGATGCCATTGACGACACCCTAGATACCCTTATCAATAGTATCTTTCATAAAGACGACTATGCAGTGAAGTATGTTGTCGACCCTCTTCTTACCAGTGATGGTCCTCTAGGCGACATTCTAGTACGCGCTAAATTGCTGCTTGGGCTAGGTGTCATTTCCAAGCAAGTATTTGATGATATTGATATCTTTGTCACACTCCGAGAATGGACTAAGCATCAAGAAAACAAAGTGAGTTTTACTGAAGTCGACGTATTGTTCGAGCTCAATAAAATCAGTGCTATCCAGAAAATGATGCCTATCGAATACGATGAGAGCATGACGGCAGGACTGGATGAAGTCATGTTAGAAATGTTCTTAGAGCGACACTATCAACGAGTTAAGTCGACGATCATCCTCGCGATCACCGAGATGGTCGAAACCTTATGTAGAGACAACCCACTTGTCTAA
- the glmS gene encoding glutamine--fructose-6-phosphate transaminase (isomerizing) → MCGIVGAVAQRDVAEILVEGLRRLEYRGYDSAGVAVVDANLELKRVRRLGKVQELADAVDAQDVTGGTGIAHTRWATHGEPSEANAHPHVSGDIAVVHNGIIENHEELRALLQERGYVFQSQTDTEVIAHLVEWECQTSDTLVEALQKTAAQLDGAYGTVVVDRKDPSRIVAARSGSPIVIGFGVGENFLASDQLALLSVTRRFMYLEEGDVAEITRREVKVLDVEGNPVEREITESNAEHDAGDKGQYRHFMQKEIYEQPRALINTMEGRITDKAVVTEAIGVNAVDILKKVEHVQIIACGTSYNSGMAARYWFESMAGVSCDVEIASEFRYRDFVVRPNSLLVTLSQSGETADTLAALRLAKEKGYMSAMTICNVAGSSLVRESDFAFMTRAGTEIGVASTKAFTTQLAAMLMMVVSIARLQGRMTEEREAEIVKSLHELPANIEKALAFDKEIEALATDFADKHHTLFLGRGEYYPIAMEASLKLKEISYIHAEAYAAGELKHGPLALIDADMPVVVVAPTNDLLEKLKSNIEEVRARGGLLYVFADEKAGFEGDENMKIIQMPHVDDIIAPIYYTVPMQLLSYHVALIKGTDVDQPRNLAKAVTVE, encoded by the coding sequence ATGTGTGGAATCGTAGGTGCGGTAGCGCAACGAGACGTAGCGGAAATTTTGGTAGAGGGTCTACGCCGTCTGGAGTACCGTGGATATGATTCAGCGGGTGTAGCCGTTGTTGATGCAAATCTGGAGCTTAAACGCGTTCGTCGTCTAGGTAAGGTACAAGAGCTTGCTGATGCAGTCGATGCACAAGATGTGACTGGCGGTACGGGTATCGCTCACACTCGCTGGGCAACGCACGGTGAACCTTCTGAAGCAAACGCTCACCCACACGTATCTGGCGATATTGCTGTTGTTCACAACGGTATCATCGAAAATCACGAAGAGCTGCGTGCCCTGCTTCAAGAGCGCGGTTATGTATTCCAATCTCAAACGGATACTGAAGTTATCGCTCACCTAGTCGAGTGGGAGTGTCAAACATCAGACACTTTGGTTGAAGCATTACAAAAAACTGCTGCGCAACTAGACGGTGCCTACGGTACAGTTGTTGTTGATCGTAAAGATCCAAGCCGCATCGTTGCTGCGCGCTCTGGTAGCCCAATCGTTATCGGTTTTGGTGTTGGCGAAAACTTCCTAGCTTCTGACCAGCTTGCACTTCTTAGTGTAACTCGCCGCTTCATGTACCTAGAGGAAGGCGATGTTGCTGAGATCACTCGCCGTGAAGTTAAGGTTCTTGATGTTGAAGGTAACCCAGTAGAGCGTGAAATCACAGAATCTAACGCAGAACATGACGCGGGTGACAAAGGCCAATATCGCCACTTTATGCAAAAAGAGATCTACGAGCAGCCACGCGCACTGATCAACACAATGGAAGGTCGTATTACTGACAAAGCAGTAGTGACTGAAGCGATCGGTGTCAACGCGGTTGATATCCTTAAGAAGGTTGAGCACGTACAGATCATCGCATGTGGTACTTCCTACAACTCTGGTATGGCGGCTCGATACTGGTTTGAATCGATGGCTGGTGTGAGCTGTGATGTAGAGATCGCATCTGAGTTCCGCTACCGTGACTTCGTTGTACGCCCAAACAGCCTACTTGTGACGCTTTCACAATCTGGTGAAACTGCCGATACTCTAGCAGCACTGCGTCTTGCGAAAGAGAAAGGCTACATGTCTGCAATGACTATCTGTAACGTAGCGGGCTCCTCTTTGGTTCGTGAATCTGACTTTGCATTCATGACTCGCGCAGGGACAGAAATCGGTGTTGCTTCAACCAAAGCTTTCACCACTCAGCTAGCTGCAATGCTGATGATGGTGGTGTCTATCGCTCGCCTTCAAGGTCGCATGACCGAAGAGCGCGAAGCAGAAATCGTGAAATCACTGCACGAGCTTCCAGCTAACATCGAGAAGGCGCTAGCGTTTGATAAAGAAATTGAAGCTCTAGCAACAGACTTCGCTGACAAGCACCACACACTATTCTTAGGTCGTGGCGAATACTACCCAATCGCGATGGAAGCGTCTCTCAAACTCAAAGAGATCTCCTACATCCACGCTGAAGCGTACGCAGCAGGTGAGCTTAAGCACGGCCCTCTAGCGCTTATCGATGCGGACATGCCAGTCGTTGTTGTCGCACCAACCAACGATCTGCTTGAGAAGCTGAAGTCAAATATCGAAGAAGTACGCGCACGTGGCGGTCTGCTGTATGTTTTCGCAGACGAGAAAGCGGGTTTTGAAGGTGATGAGAACATGAAGATCATCCAAATGCCTCATGTAGACGACATCATCGCACCAATCTACTACACAGTGCCAATGCAGCTACTGTCTTACCACGTAGCATTAATCAAAGGTACTGACGTTGACCAACCTCGTAACTTGGCGAAAGCGGTGACGGTTGAGTAA